In a genomic window of Streptomyces koelreuteriae:
- a CDS encoding acyl-CoA dehydrogenase family protein, whose product MVSTLDEQLAYGGPATHDVTNQAPPLTPYDASDDAALLEGLRREGAGWAEEELRRLGRRAGSAQAQEWAELANRHEPELRTHDRYGNRVDEVDFHPSWHHLMRTAITEGLGASPWADDRPGAHVARSAGGLVWGHTEAGHGCPTSMTYAAVPALRRQPELAKVYEPLLTSREYEPGLRVPTQKRGLLAGMGMTEKQGGSDVRTNSTTATPTAEPGVYTLRGHKWFTSAPMCDVFLVLAQAPGGLSCFLVPRVLPDGTRNTFRIQRLKDKLGNRSNASSEPEFDGTVAWLVGPEGHGVKTIIEMVNCTRLDCVMMSAALMRKSLVEAGHHARHRSAFGARLVDQPLMRNVLADLALESEAATTLTLRLAGAADRTIRGADAGGAEAAFRRIATAVGKYWVTKRGPAFTAEALECLGGNGYVEDSGMPRHYREAPLLSIWEGSGNVNALDVLRALSREPGTAEALFGELDLARGADARLDAAVTRLKNGLPEASQTTARRLVEQMALTLQASLLVRHAPPAVADAFCASRLGGDWGQAFGTLPETAGLDAILERALPDAR is encoded by the coding sequence ATGGTCTCGACATTGGACGAACAGCTCGCGTACGGCGGACCCGCCACGCACGACGTCACCAACCAGGCCCCGCCCCTCACCCCGTACGACGCCTCCGACGACGCGGCCCTGCTGGAAGGGCTGCGGCGGGAGGGCGCCGGGTGGGCCGAGGAGGAACTGCGCCGGCTCGGCAGGCGGGCCGGCAGCGCCCAGGCCCAGGAGTGGGCCGAGCTGGCCAACCGTCACGAGCCGGAGCTGCGCACGCACGACCGGTACGGCAACCGCGTGGACGAGGTCGACTTCCACCCGAGCTGGCACCATCTGATGCGCACCGCGATCACGGAGGGACTGGGCGCCTCGCCCTGGGCGGACGACAGGCCCGGCGCACATGTCGCCCGGTCCGCGGGCGGACTGGTCTGGGGGCACACCGAGGCCGGGCACGGCTGCCCGACGTCGATGACCTACGCGGCGGTCCCCGCGCTGCGCAGGCAGCCGGAGCTGGCGAAGGTCTACGAGCCGCTGCTGACGAGCCGGGAGTACGAGCCCGGCCTCCGGGTGCCCACGCAGAAGCGGGGCCTGCTGGCGGGCATGGGGATGACCGAGAAGCAGGGCGGCTCCGACGTCCGCACGAACTCGACGACGGCCACGCCCACGGCCGAGCCGGGGGTGTACACCCTGCGCGGGCACAAGTGGTTCACCTCGGCGCCCATGTGCGACGTGTTCCTGGTCCTCGCGCAGGCGCCGGGCGGCCTGTCCTGCTTCCTGGTGCCGCGCGTGCTGCCCGACGGCACCCGCAACACCTTCCGCATCCAGCGGCTGAAGGACAAGCTGGGCAACCGCTCCAACGCCTCCTCCGAGCCCGAGTTCGACGGGACGGTGGCCTGGCTGGTCGGGCCCGAGGGCCACGGCGTCAAGACCATCATCGAGATGGTCAACTGCACGCGTCTTGACTGCGTGATGATGTCGGCCGCGCTGATGCGCAAGTCCCTCGTCGAGGCGGGGCACCACGCGCGCCACCGCAGCGCGTTCGGCGCCCGGCTGGTGGACCAGCCGCTGATGCGCAATGTGCTGGCCGATCTGGCACTGGAGTCGGAGGCCGCCACCACCCTCACCCTGCGGCTGGCCGGGGCGGCCGACCGGACGATCCGCGGAGCCGACGCGGGCGGGGCGGAGGCCGCGTTCCGCCGGATCGCCACCGCCGTCGGCAAGTACTGGGTGACCAAGCGGGGCCCGGCCTTCACCGCGGAGGCCCTGGAGTGCCTCGGCGGCAACGGCTACGTCGAGGACTCGGGCATGCCCCGGCACTACCGCGAGGCTCCCCTGCTGTCGATCTGGGAGGGCTCGGGGAACGTCAACGCCCTCGACGTACTGCGGGCGCTGAGCCGCGAACCGGGCACCGCCGAGGCGCTGTTCGGCGAGCTGGACCTCGCCCGGGGCGCGGACGCCCGGCTGGACGCGGCCGTGACCCGGCTCAAGAACGGGCTGCCCGAAGCCTCGCAGACGACGGCCCGCCGGCTCGTGGAGCAGATGGCCCTGACGCTCCAGGCCTCCCTTCTCGTCCGGCACGCCCCGCCGGCGGTGGCCGACGCGTTCTGCGCGAGCCGGCTCGGGGGCGACTGGGGGCAGGCGTTCGGGACGCTGCCGGAGACGGCCGGCCTCGACGCGATCCTGGAGCGCGCGCTGCCCGACGCGCGCTGA
- a CDS encoding PaaX family transcriptional regulator C-terminal domain-containing protein: protein MPMNDPARPGALDLRPLSARSVVLSLLLGTHPPEVPVRELVRLVEGFDVGGSTLRAALSRMVAAGDLRRTDTGYRLSDRLLERQRRQDDAVHPRTRAWDGDWEMVVITATGRGPAERADLRARLTGLRLAELREGVWLRPANLDRAVPGDLDRVSQRWTARPDRPPRDLAASLWPLDTWPATARTLLGHIADAHRPADRLAAFAAVVRHLLADPVLPPALLPADWPGAELRVAYTDYQQQLIGEVRARVGGA from the coding sequence ATGCCGATGAACGACCCCGCGCGGCCCGGCGCGCTCGACCTGCGCCCCCTGTCCGCGCGGTCGGTCGTACTGAGCCTGCTGCTCGGGACGCATCCCCCCGAGGTGCCGGTGAGGGAGCTCGTGCGGCTCGTGGAGGGTTTCGACGTGGGCGGCTCCACGCTGCGGGCGGCGCTCAGCCGGATGGTGGCCGCCGGTGACCTGCGGCGTACGGACACCGGCTACCGCCTCAGCGACCGGCTGCTGGAACGCCAGCGCCGCCAGGACGACGCGGTGCACCCCCGCACGCGCGCGTGGGACGGCGACTGGGAGATGGTCGTGATCACCGCGACGGGGCGCGGGCCCGCCGAACGCGCCGACCTGCGGGCCCGGCTGACGGGCCTGCGGCTCGCCGAACTCCGCGAAGGGGTCTGGCTCCGGCCCGCCAACCTGGACCGTGCCGTCCCCGGCGATCTGGACCGGGTGTCCCAGCGCTGGACGGCCCGCCCCGACCGGCCCCCGCGCGACCTGGCCGCGTCCCTGTGGCCGCTGGACACCTGGCCGGCCACGGCCCGTACGCTGCTCGGCCATATCGCCGACGCACACCGCCCGGCCGATCGCCTGGCCGCCTTCGCCGCCGTCGTGCGCCACCTGCTGGCCGATCCGGTCCTGCCGCCCGCGCTCCTGCCCGCCGACTGGCCCGGCGCCGAACTGCGCGTGGCCTATACGGACTACCAGCAGCAGCTGATCGGGGAGGTCCGCGCGCGCGTTGGGGGCGCATGA
- a CDS encoding pectate lyase, producing the protein MTSATRPRARRRALTGTLATLGLSVGMIMTTQAPTASAATWPTPNGSQGTSTTISVSGTKDYGMKRYYGTGALAGDGQEEGQDPIFKLADGAVLKNVILGAPAADGVHCEGSCTLQNVWWEDVGEDAATFRGGNGATYQVIGGGAKKAADKVFQHNGGGTLNISNFAVQEFKTLYRSCGDCSTQYTRKVNLSNIDVTGTGSTARIVGINVNRNDAATLRGITIRNDSGRKVVPCQKYNNNTAVGSGPDSKNCLYSTSDVTYR; encoded by the coding sequence ATGACTTCTGCGACACGTCCGCGCGCCCGCAGGCGCGCGCTGACCGGCACGCTGGCCACCCTCGGCCTGTCGGTTGGCATGATCATGACCACCCAGGCGCCCACGGCGAGCGCCGCCACCTGGCCGACCCCCAACGGCAGCCAGGGCACCTCCACCACCATCTCCGTGTCCGGCACCAAGGACTACGGGATGAAGCGGTACTACGGCACCGGCGCCCTGGCCGGTGACGGCCAGGAGGAGGGCCAGGACCCGATCTTCAAGCTCGCGGACGGCGCGGTGCTGAAGAACGTCATCCTCGGCGCCCCCGCGGCCGACGGCGTCCACTGCGAGGGCAGTTGCACACTGCAGAACGTCTGGTGGGAGGACGTCGGCGAGGACGCCGCCACCTTCCGCGGCGGCAACGGCGCCACGTACCAGGTGATCGGCGGCGGCGCGAAGAAGGCCGCCGACAAGGTCTTCCAGCACAACGGCGGCGGCACGCTGAACATCTCCAACTTCGCGGTGCAGGAGTTCAAGACGCTCTACCGCTCCTGCGGCGACTGCTCCACGCAGTACACGCGCAAGGTCAACCTCAGCAACATCGACGTGACCGGCACGGGCTCCACCGCGCGGATCGTCGGCATCAACGTCAACCGCAACGACGCGGCGACGCTGCGGGGCATCACGATCCGCAACGACTCCGGCCGCAAGGTCGTCCCCTGCCAGAAGTACAACAACAACACCGCTGTCGGGTCCGGGCCCGACAGCAAGAACTGCCTGTACTCCACCTCGGACGTCACCTACAGGTAG
- a CDS encoding pectate lyase family protein, with product MRTPPRTRVHRSTLAVAAASALATVAVLAAPQPAGAAETSPVGFGAGTTGGGSASAVTVSTLSAFKSAVTGNAAKVVRVNGLISLSGQVDIGSNTTVLGVGSASGFTGGGLRLKKVSNVVVRNLNISKPVAPADGITVEASTKVWIDHNSFSADRDHDKDFYDGLLDVNHGADNVTVSWNTFKNHFKGSLAGHSDNNASEDTGKLRVTYHHNHFANVYSRIPSLRFGTGHFYNNYVEGADTACHSRMGAQMLVENNVFRSTKIAVTTNRSSDVDGYANLRGNDLGGAATEISRVGSFTSPPYGYTAEPASSVVTSVTSGAGAGKL from the coding sequence ATGCGTACTCCCCCACGCACACGCGTACACCGATCCACCCTCGCCGTCGCCGCCGCGTCCGCGTTGGCGACCGTGGCGGTCCTGGCCGCTCCCCAGCCGGCCGGGGCCGCCGAGACCTCGCCGGTCGGGTTCGGCGCGGGGACGACCGGCGGCGGCAGCGCCTCGGCGGTCACCGTCTCCACGCTGAGCGCCTTCAAGTCGGCGGTGACCGGCAACGCGGCCAAGGTCGTCCGGGTCAACGGCCTGATCTCGCTGAGCGGTCAGGTCGACATCGGGTCCAACACGACCGTCCTGGGCGTGGGTTCGGCGTCCGGGTTCACCGGTGGCGGACTGCGGCTGAAGAAGGTCTCGAACGTCGTCGTCCGCAACCTGAACATCAGCAAGCCGGTCGCGCCCGCCGACGGCATCACCGTCGAGGCGTCCACCAAGGTCTGGATCGACCACAACTCCTTCTCCGCCGACCGCGATCACGACAAGGACTTCTACGACGGCCTGCTGGACGTCAACCACGGCGCCGACAACGTCACGGTGTCCTGGAACACCTTCAAGAACCACTTCAAGGGCTCGCTCGCCGGCCACAGCGACAACAACGCGAGCGAGGACACCGGCAAGCTGCGGGTGACGTACCACCACAACCACTTCGCCAACGTGTACTCGCGCATCCCCAGCCTGCGCTTCGGCACCGGGCACTTCTACAACAACTACGTCGAGGGCGCCGACACCGCCTGCCACTCGCGCATGGGCGCCCAGATGCTGGTCGAGAACAACGTCTTCCGCTCGACGAAGATCGCGGTCACCACGAACCGCAGCAGCGACGTCGACGGATACGCCAATCTGCGCGGCAACGATCTCGGTGGAGCCGCGACCGAGATCTCGCGCGTCGGCAGCTTCACCAGCCCGCCGTACGGCTATACGGCGGAGCCGGCCTCCTCCGTCGTCACCTCGGTGACGTCGGGTGCGGGCGCCGGAAAGCTCTGA
- a CDS encoding extracellular catalytic domain type 1 short-chain-length polyhydroxyalkanoate depolymerase yields MLLALVAALLPMLAATVLTAPPAAAREPAGGSAREDAVPAAALTEVTNFGTNPSNLRMYLYVPESVTPNPAVVVAVHWCTGSGPDMYNGTEYDTLADQYGFIVLYPSVTRSSKCFDVSSPQALRRGGGSDPVGVKSMIDWVTRTYDADTGRVFATGISSGAMMTNVLLGDYPDVFAAGAAFSGVPFACFATTDGSEWNSNCSGGALTRTPKEWGDLVRGAYPGYTGPRPRMQIWHGTQDDVLRYPNFGEQIKQWTNVHGVSQTPTATDTPQSGWTRTRYGGTGDRAPVEAISLQGVGHNLYAHGMAARVLTFFGLDSSGPAPQPQPGACKVTSTVNAWNTGLTASVTLTNTGTTTVNGWKLGFTLPAGQTVTGGWGATYAPSSGAVTATNVSYNGTIAPGASVSIGYQASHGGNNAAPAGFTLNGTACTAG; encoded by the coding sequence ATCCTCCTCGCGCTCGTCGCCGCGCTGCTGCCGATGCTCGCGGCCACGGTGCTCACCGCGCCCCCGGCCGCCGCCCGCGAGCCTGCCGGCGGGTCCGCCCGCGAGGACGCCGTGCCCGCCGCGGCCCTCACCGAGGTCACGAACTTCGGTACGAACCCCAGCAATCTGCGGATGTACCTCTACGTGCCGGAGAGCGTCACGCCGAACCCGGCGGTCGTCGTCGCCGTGCACTGGTGCACCGGCTCCGGCCCGGACATGTACAACGGCACCGAGTACGACACGCTCGCCGACCAGTACGGGTTCATCGTGCTCTACCCGTCCGTCACCCGCAGCAGCAAATGCTTCGACGTCTCCTCGCCCCAGGCGCTGCGCCGCGGCGGCGGCAGCGACCCCGTCGGCGTCAAGTCGATGATCGACTGGGTCACCCGCACCTACGACGCCGACACCGGCCGGGTGTTCGCCACCGGCATCTCCTCCGGCGCGATGATGACGAACGTCCTGCTCGGCGACTACCCCGACGTGTTCGCGGCGGGCGCGGCCTTCTCGGGCGTCCCGTTCGCCTGCTTCGCGACCACCGACGGCTCCGAGTGGAACAGCAACTGCTCGGGCGGCGCGCTCACCCGCACCCCGAAGGAGTGGGGCGACCTGGTCAGGGGCGCGTACCCCGGCTACACCGGCCCCCGCCCGCGGATGCAGATCTGGCACGGCACCCAGGACGATGTCCTGCGCTACCCCAACTTCGGGGAGCAGATCAAGCAGTGGACGAACGTGCACGGCGTGAGCCAGACGCCGACCGCCACGGACACACCCCAGTCCGGCTGGACCCGCACCCGCTACGGCGGCACCGGTGACCGGGCCCCCGTCGAGGCCATCAGCCTCCAGGGCGTCGGCCACAACCTGTACGCCCACGGCATGGCGGCACGGGTGCTCACCTTCTTCGGGCTGGACAGCTCGGGCCCCGCTCCGCAGCCCCAGCCCGGCGCCTGCAAGGTGACGTCCACGGTCAACGCCTGGAACACCGGCCTGACCGCGTCCGTGACCCTCACCAACACCGGTACGACCACGGTCAACGGCTGGAAACTCGGCTTCACGCTCCCCGCCGGCCAGACCGTCACGGGCGGCTGGGGCGCCACCTACGCGCCGTCGTCCGGGGCGGTCACCGCCACCAACGTGTCGTACAACGGCACGATCGCGCCCGGCGCGAGTGTCAGCATCGGCTACCAGGCGAGCCACGGCGGCAACAACGCCGCGCCGGCCGGGTTCACGCTCAACGGGACGGCGTGCACGGCCGGTTGA
- a CDS encoding NADH:flavin oxidoreductase/NADH oxidase, which yields MTALFEPWTLRDVTIPNRVWMAPMCQYSAAPEGPEAGAPTDWHFAHYAARAAGGTGLIIVEATAVSPEGRISPYDLGIWNDTQVEAFRRITRFLAAQGTVPAIQLAHAGRKASTDQPWKGGAPVGPEAYGWDSVAPSPLAFDEKHPVPAELTVEQIKDVVAQFVAAARRALAAGFEIAEIHGAHGYLINEFLSPYSNHRTDAYGGSYENRVRFALEVVDAVREVWPQDKPLFFRISATDWLEDGGWSADDTVRFAADLRAHGVDLLDVSSGGNASDARIPTGPGYQVPFAARVKAETPLPVAAVGLITDAEQAEKILANGEADAVLLGRELLRNPSWARHAARELGGEVRVPDQYHRSV from the coding sequence GTGACCGCCCTCTTCGAGCCCTGGACCCTGCGCGATGTGACGATCCCGAACCGCGTGTGGATGGCCCCGATGTGCCAGTACTCGGCGGCGCCCGAGGGCCCGGAGGCCGGCGCCCCCACCGACTGGCACTTCGCGCACTACGCCGCCCGCGCGGCCGGCGGCACGGGCCTGATCATCGTCGAGGCCACCGCCGTCTCCCCGGAGGGCCGCATCTCCCCGTACGACCTCGGCATCTGGAACGACACGCAGGTGGAGGCGTTCCGTCGCATCACCCGCTTCCTCGCCGCACAGGGCACGGTGCCCGCGATCCAGCTCGCACACGCCGGCCGCAAGGCCTCGACGGACCAGCCCTGGAAGGGCGGCGCCCCGGTCGGGCCGGAGGCGTACGGCTGGGACTCCGTGGCTCCGAGCCCCCTCGCGTTCGACGAGAAGCACCCGGTCCCGGCCGAGCTGACGGTCGAGCAGATCAAGGACGTTGTCGCGCAGTTCGTGGCCGCGGCCCGCCGCGCCCTCGCCGCCGGTTTCGAGATCGCCGAGATCCACGGTGCCCACGGCTATCTGATCAACGAGTTCCTCTCCCCGTACTCCAACCACCGCACCGACGCCTACGGCGGCTCGTACGAGAACCGCGTCCGCTTCGCCCTCGAAGTGGTGGACGCCGTGCGGGAGGTGTGGCCGCAGGACAAGCCGCTGTTCTTCCGCATCTCGGCAACCGACTGGCTCGAGGACGGCGGCTGGAGCGCGGACGACACCGTCCGCTTCGCCGCCGATCTGCGGGCCCACGGCGTCGACCTGCTGGATGTCTCCAGCGGCGGCAACGCCTCTGACGCCCGGATCCCCACCGGCCCCGGCTATCAGGTGCCCTTCGCCGCCCGGGTGAAGGCCGAGACGCCCCTGCCGGTCGCCGCGGTGGGGCTGATCACCGATGCCGAGCAGGCCGAGAAGATCCTGGCCAACGGCGAGGCGGACGCGGTCCTGCTGGGCCGGGAACTGCTGCGCAACCCCTCGTGGGCGAGGCACGCGGCGCGGGAACTGGGCGGTGAGGTCCGGGTGCCGGACCAGTACCACCGGTCGGTCTGA
- a CDS encoding ArsR/SmtB family transcription factor, whose product MTSPAVSSRALPHPERDEIRLEDVLHALSDPMRLRIVRELAAASGELSCSRFDLPVTKSTTTHHFRVLRESGVIRQVYRGTAKMNGLRRDDLDGLFPGLLDAVLDAAERQAGRLAP is encoded by the coding sequence GTGACGTCCCCCGCCGTGAGCAGCCGCGCCCTGCCGCATCCCGAGCGTGACGAGATCCGGCTGGAGGATGTGCTGCACGCGCTCTCCGATCCGATGCGGTTGCGGATCGTGCGGGAGCTTGCCGCGGCGAGCGGGGAGTTGTCCTGTTCGCGGTTCGATCTGCCGGTGACGAAGTCCACGACCACGCATCACTTCCGGGTGCTGCGGGAGAGTGGGGTGATCCGGCAGGTCTATCGGGGGACGGCGAAGATGAACGGGCTGCGGCGGGATGATCTGGACGGGTTGTTTCCGGGGCTGCTGGACGCGGTGCTCGACGCGGCGGAGAGGCAGGCCGGGAGGCTCGCCCCTTAA